Genomic segment of Betaproteobacteria bacterium:
ACTGCGTCAGGTCTTCGGCCTTCACTTCCAGGCCCTTCTCGTCAATGAGCCGCGCCAGCTTCCCGGCGAGGGTCATGACATCCATCCCGGGCGTGCCTTTCCCAAGCAGAACCGCCAGCAGTTCCCGATCGCTCAAGGCAGCCGCGCCTTTCCGGAGCAGCTTCTCTCGCGGCCGGTCGGCTTCGGGCATCTGGTGAATGGTCTTGCTCATCGCCTCATGCCGCGAATGACAGATGGTGCTGGATCACGGTGAACGCCATGATGTCGAAGATGCCGCTGGGGTCCGTGTACTTCGGATCCGACAATTCCTCGTAGCGTCCTCGCGCGTCATAGGCGGTTTGAATCTCGCCGTTCACCTGCCCGCGATAAGCGCCTTCGAGGTAGATGCCGTCGTCCCGGTGGGCGGTGACCGTGCTGCGAATGGCTGGGTCGCGGCTTTCTCCTCCGTGACCTGCTTGATGTAGAGCGCCTCCTCGTCAGTGATAGCGAACCTGGCCTGGATCTCTGCGATCATGTCCTGAACGGACACCTTCTTCGGGGGCGGGCCAGAGCCCTTCTTACCAGCTCCCGGTTTGAGTTTGACCGTTCCACCGCCCCTCTCTACGCCCTGATATTCAACAGCGGCCTTGATGACTTCTGTCTGGCGAATCTGCTTCATCAACTCGGACACACTGCCTTGTTTGATGAGTTGCGGGCCGACGTATTCGGCAAACGTGGCGAGTTGCTTGATCTCCGGCGCAAAGGTGAAGAAGCAAGTGAGGAAGTGAAAACTCTTCACGAAGCGGGCAAGCAGGTAAACGAATTCCTTGCGCTCTTCCGGGTCGGTGAGTTTCGCCTGAAAGCGAGTCCGCAGCGCGTTGACCGAGAACTGCACCTGGGCATCCGTGCCGGTCGCGAGCAGCTTTGCGAGATCAGCAGCATCCTTCTGCGTGAACACCGCCGCAGCCAGAATCTCGGCGTGCAATTTCGGGCAGAGGTACTGGTCCGGCTCTTCCGGCTCGAAGGGCGTGCCTTTTCGGTATTTGACGAACGCCTTGAGGATCGCCTTGGCGTTGTTGGTGAAGTCCACGACCACGACACGATCCTTGCCTTCGTAGCAGCGGTTCAGCCGCGACAGCGTCTGCATGGCGTTGCGGTCCGCGACCGGCTTGTCGAGGAACATGCCGGCCAGCAGAGGCTGGTCGAAACCTGTCTGGAACTTGTTGGCCACGATCATCAGGCGGTAGTCGTCGCCCTCGAACCGCTGCTCGATCAACTCACCGTCCTTCAATTCGTTGACTGCGTGCTCGGAGATCGCCGCGTTGGTCTCCGGATGAACGAAATCCGAGAAGGCATAGAGCGCCTTGTAGGCCGCGCCGCGCTCCTTGAGCTTCTCCTTGATGATCTGGAAATAGCGCAGCCCGGCGACGCGCGAGGTGGTCACGATCATCGCCTTGGCGCGTCCGCCGATGAGCGGCATCACGTCCTTCTCGAAGATGCGCAGCATCACCTCGGCCTTGTACTGAATCAGGCCATCATCCTGGAAGGCCACGTTCTGGAGCGCCTTGGACACGACCCCCTTGGGATAGAGTTTCTCCTCGTCCAGCTTGGGCACGACCGGGCAATGCGCGTTGTAGAGCGTCTTGTAGGAAATGATGCTGGCCGCCACATCCACGATGTAGCCTTCGGCGATGGCCTCGGCCTCGGAGTAGGTGTCGAACGGCTCGCCGAAAAGGGTGACGGTGGCCGGGGCAGGCGTCGCAGTGAACGCGACGATCATCTGATTGAGGTCATGCTCGCGGATGATCCTGGCGAGTTGTTCTTCGAGATCTTGCTCGGGAGCCTCGGCATCAGGATCGTCCGCTCTGCGGAACGGCAATCGAATGGCCGCACCCATCTGACCTTCCTGCGAGCGGTGGGCTTCGTCAATCAGGAAAGCCACCCGGAGTTTCTTCAGTTCGGAATTCTTCTCGATCTCCTCCAGCACCCAGGCGAACTTCTGCTGCGTGGTGACGATGATCGGCTTGCGGCCCGTCAGGAACCGCGGCAGGTCCTCAGCCTTCCGCGCCAGGCCAACGACATCCTTGAGGTGAGTGAAGTTCTCGATCTCGTCCTTGATATTCGTATCGAGCGATTTCCGGTCTGTGAGGATGAACACCAGGTCCACGAGCTTCTCGCTCGTGCCGGGCTTGAACAGACTGTGGAGGCGGTCCGCCAGCCAGCACATGGTCAGCGTCTTGCCGCTGCCCGCCGAATGATTGACCAGATACTTGCGGCCGATATCGGCCTTCGCGGCGAATTGCGCCGAGATGTCGTCCGTAACCTTCCGCACCGTGCGGCTCTGGTGATAGCGCGGGAACAGGGTGAAGGCCGGACGCTCCGGCTTGTCGTCCTCCGCGTCGCGCTGGGGCACGCGGACGAGGAAGAAAGCGAGCGCTTCGAGCAACTGGTCCTTCGCCAACACCTCGCGGTACAGGAACTCCACCGGGTATTCAGTCGCCGTTTGCGGCGTGTTCGTCAGGCCCGTGTTGTGCCAGCGGAAGTTCTGTTCCCGGCGCGGGTCGGTGGCGGCCATTGCGTCGCTGGTGTCGGCGGCGAGGTAGAGGAACGGATGCTGGAAGATCTTGTGAGCGTGGTCGCGGGCGGCGAACTGCGCGACAGCGTCATGCACGGTCTGGTTCTTCTCGTGTTTCAACTCCAGCGCCACGATGGGCAGGCCGTTGAGGAAGAAGACGAAATCAATCTCCTGATTGGTCTCGCCGAAATAGAAATGCGGGCGAAAGGTAATGCGATTCTCGCCGTGTTTCCTGGCAGCGGCGCTCTCGGCAGAGCGGGGCTTGGGGTAGTAGAGCCGCAGCTCCAGCCCGCGAACCTTGAGGCCGTGGCGGAGGAGCATCCACAACGGCGTGTGCTCCAGTTCCTTGCGCAGGGCCTTGAATACCTCATCCCGCGCATCCGTGCCATATTCGTCAGTGAGCTTCTTGAGCGTGTCGTTCTGCGTGGCCTTGAGAAAGGCCCAGAGTTGATCTTCAGCGATGTAATGCTCGGTGTCGGTGATGTCGGCCTGTTCGAGCACGCCATACTTGTGCTCGCGGACGAGAAAATCCGCGATGTGCTGCTGGAATGTGAGCTCAGGAGCCTTCTTGCGCGCCATGTTCAGTCCGCCTGGCCGCAGTCCCGAATGATTACTTCGCGGAAGCGCGTTTGACGCGGTAAGGGGCGGTGGGCTGCGCCACCCGCTTGACGCTCTTTTCATCCGGCTCGAACACCACCCGCACGCGCGCGTGCAGCGCTTCGGCGACGCGTCGCAGGTTGGCCAGAGAATGGCCTTCGTAATCGGGCGATTCGAGCCGGCTGATCTGCTGCTGCGACGTCTTAAGCCGCCGCGCGAGTTCCTTTTGCGAAAGTCCCGCCTGCTCGCGCAGCGCGGCGATCTGCAGCGCCACATCCCACGCCTCGCCCGCCCGCTTGAACCGCTCCGCAAAATCCGGATCACGGAGTTGCTCTTCGAGGTGAAGGTCAAAATTAGTTTTCTTCATAATTTCATTCTCTCCTGCCAGTCGCGCATCCGCTCCCGGGCCGTGCCGAGGTCGCGAGCTGCGATGGCCTGGCCTTTGCTGCGGATGCCGTGAACGGCGACGATGCGCCGGCCTTTCATAAAGAACCACAGCACGCGCGTGTTCAAATTGCCGACGTGGCGCAATTCAAACAATCCGTCGCCCAACGCCTTGGTCAACGGTTCGCGATGAGCCTGTCGGCTTCGTAGCTTTCCCAGGCCAGCGAAGACCGCCGCAAAGTCGTCCGGATCGCTCGCCTCCAGCTCATCGAGAAACTCGCGTACGGGACACCTCCCCGCCACAGTCTCATAGTATTCTACGGTGAACTCCATTTTAAGTAAACATCAAATTTGATGTTGCCTTGCCTGAGGTGCCTCCGTCCGCTTCGCGGCCGCCAAGTCCGCCTCCGTCACCCGCCGCTGGCCGGTGACGCACTCGTGAATCAGCGATTTTCGATAGGCGGTGAGGGTGGCGATTTGTTGGTTCAGCGTTTCCTTTACTGCGAGAGCTTCTTGTTCTTTCATGTCGAGATACTCACCAATCGTCTTTTGCTCCTTCAAGGGGGGAAACGCCGCGAAGTTGGTCCCGATCCGCACGTTGTTAAGGTTTAGTTGGGTGCTAACGCGCGGCAATCGCCGCAGACGCAGGTGAACAAAGTGATATCCATCCCGAAATCCCTTCCGCCGGAGACGTGGGCGCTATAGCCGCAGGCGCGGCATCCGATCTGGTAGACGGTTCCCATGATCAGGCAATCCTTTTCGTGGGCAAGGAGATAACGGCTCCCCTGCTTTCAGTCCCGGATGCTCGGTGAAGCGGGACCGGATTCATATCCAATATGGGCAGGGAAAACCCCACTTTGAGTACGTTCCCCTTAATCTTTTGCCTAGTCTCACCGCGACTTGTCTCGCAACCTCCGATACGACTCCGCAGCCATCCATGCTGTCACCGTCTTCTGAAACGCAATGTCGTTCATATAGCGAATGAAGATCTCCTCGTTCTGATCCATGCGTTCGACAAAGAGCGTTTCGAGAAGATTCTTGAACACGAGCGCGAACTTATCCTCGGGGTTCACGATCGCGGCCTGCTTGAGACCTTCGTCCGTTATCGCCGCCTCGACGATCTGATCAAAGAATAATTGATCAGCTTGATTAAAATCCGTGCCAAAGCGCTCGTTAACCAGATCTATCAGGCGTGAGAGCAGTACCGGCTCACGTGCTGCGAGGCCACTGCCGACTTCAGTCGGTCCGTCCAGCGGTCGCGCATACTCTTTGGAAAGACTGATTGAGCCCTCACTAATTTTCTGCAAGCGGTAATACTCAAGCTGCACTTCTTCATCGAACTGATAGGCGGGGCCACTCATTCGCCTGGGCAGCTTCGCCGCGAGATGACGCAGGAAGACGTACAACCGCTCAAGGTCCGAATCCTGATAGGGAATCACCTGACTCAAAAAGCCATAGAGGTTCCGAAAGGCTTGTACCTTGCCTCTCCACAACTCAGCTTCTTCCTCGCTGGTCTTCTGTCGCACGGTAAAGCGTGACACCGCAGGATCCAAAGCCGTGTTCATCGCTTGATGGTCTGACGGACTCTGCCGTTGTTTCGGCATGAAGTAGACGGCGCAAAAACGTTCGACTTCCTCGTCGAGATAAACGCCCGATGCATCCAGTTCACCCTTGATCGCATACATACGAGCCGGATCAACTTCCTCCCCTATCTCGGCGCCTTCGTAGTACGTTGCAAAGGCCTCGCGAATTTCTTCGCGGTCGTTCACGAAGTCGAGGACGAATGTGTCTTCCTTGAACGGGTGAATGCGGTTCAGGCGCGACAGTGTCTGCACGGCCTGGATCCCGGCAAGCCGTTTGTCCACGAACATCGTGTGCAGGAGCGACTGATCAAACCCCGTCTGGTACTTCTCTGCGACAAGCAAGACCTGGTACTCCTGGGTCGCGAACTTCTCGGGGAGCTCCTTCTCGGCGATGCCGTGATTCATGCCCTGTTCCGTGTAGCTGACGCCGTCGAGCTTATCGTCCAGCACCGTGCCCGAAAAGGCCACCAGCGACTTGATGGCGTAGCCCTTCTCCCGGATGTAGCGATCGAAGCTCTGCTTGTAGCGCACAGCCTCGAGGCGCGAGCCGGTCACCACCATCGCCTTCGCTCGCCCACCGATCTTGTGCCGAGTGACGGCCTGGAAGTGCTCGACCATCACCTCGGTCTTTTGCGCGATGTTGTGCGGGTGCAGCTTCATGAAGCGCGCCAACGCCTGTGCGGCCTTCTTGCGTTCGACGTTGGGATCGTCCTCGCAGGCCTTGAGCAGCTTGAAATAGGTCGCGTAAGTCGTGTAGTTCTTCAGCACGTCGAGGATGAACTCCTCCTCGATCGCCTGCCGCATCGTGTAGCGGTGAGCGGGCCGTCCATCGCGGCCGAACACCGCGAGTGTCTTGTGCTTGGGCGTGGCGGTAAAGGCGAAGAAGCTCAAGTTCGACTGCTTGCCACGCTTGGCCATGCTGCGGAAGAGCTCTTCCATGTCTTCCCGGCCTTCCTCGGCCGCGCGCTTACTGGCCTCTTCCCGCAAGCCCTCGCCGCCCAGTACCTCCTTGAGGTCGGTCGCCGTCTCGCCACCCTGCGAACTGTGGGCTTCGTCGATGATCACTGCGCAACGCCTGGTGGCGAGCGTCCCAGTTCCTGTCGTCCCGCGCTCCTCCGCCATCTTCAGCAACTGGCGGGACACGAAGGGGAACTTCTGCAGTGTCGTGATGATCACGGGAACGGCATTCTCGAGCGCCTCGGCGAGCTGCCGCGAACTCTCGTCGATTCGCTGCACGACGCCACGCTTGTGTTCGAACTGGTAGATGGTGTCCTGAAGCTGCTGGTCGAGCACTACCCGGTCGGTCACCACGATCACGCTGTCGAATACCCGTTGGTTTGCCGCGTCGTGCAGGGACGCCAGCCGATGCGTCAGCCAACCGATCGTGTTGCTCTTGCCGCTGCCCGCCGAGTGCTCGACGAGGTAGTTGTGCCCCACACCCTCGCTACGGGCGGCGTCCACCAGCATGCGCACCGCCTGAAGTTGGTGGTAACGGGGGAAGATCATCGACTCCGTCTTGACCTTGCGGCCCTGGTCGTCACGCTTCTCGTCGATCTGCAAGTGGATGAAGCGTGCAAGGAGATCGAGCAAGCTGTCCCGCTGCAGCACCTCTTCCCACAAATAGGCCGTGCGGTAGGTCCGCCCAGCCGGATCGGGCGGGTTGCCGGCGCCGCCGTCGCAACCCTTGTTGAACGGAAGAAAGTGCGTCGCGGTACCCGCCAAGCGGGTCGTCATCAGCACCGACTCGGTATCCGCCGCGAAGTGGACCAGGGTGCGGCGTTTGAACTCGAAGATCGGCTCGCGCGGATCGCGGTCCTGCTTGTACTGCCGACGGGCATCCTCAACGCGCTGGCCCGTGAGCGGATTCTTCAGTTCCACCGTGGCTACTGGAATACCGTTCAGGCTCAGCGTGACATCGAGGGATTTCTCGGAGCGCGGCGAGAAGTGAAGCTGTCGGGTCAGCCCAAGGCGGTTCGCAGCGTAGCGAGCCTCCAGCTCCGGGTTCAGGTCGTGCGCTGCCTTGAAGAACGCCGCATGCAGCGTCCGCCCATAGCACTTGAAGCCGTGGCGCAGGGTCGCGAGCGCACCGTTGGCGTCCATCCACTTGCACAGGTCGCCGAGGATTTGCTCCCCGGTCTTGTCCCCGTGCAACGCCTCCAGCTTCGCCCACTCCTTCGGTTGCGTCTCGCGGATGAAAGCGAGCACCGTCTCGGGGAAGATCGCGCGCTCGCGGTCGAAGCCCTCGGGCGCGATCCGCACGTAGCCATTCTGAAGCAGGTGCGCCTCGATGACGGTCTCGAACGCCGCCTCGTTCGTTCGATTCATGATTGCGGCCCCAGTACAAAGCGTGCGCGCTCAAACCGGAGCATTTCGTATGGTGTCATGCACTTGACGCCAAGCCCGATGCAGACGTTGGGAATCTTGACTTTCTTTGCCTGAGGAGCCGCCTTCTCATGGGTGACGACGATGTAGCCATGAGCCAACGCATGAGCGATGAGGTAGTAGTCGGCCACCTGGAGAAACGTGTTCACTGCAGCGGGCTCGTAGCCTTGACCGGTGACCCATGTACTGACCGAGCCGAGAGCTGGCAATACTTTCGAGTCGGGTTTCAGAAAGAAGCCTGGCCCGCGCGCGCCAGCCCACGTCGAGAGATCATCGCCGCCAGCCGCGATTTCGTCGCCTACCTTTTCGATGCTGAACACTTGATCGGCTGTATTCGTGACGATCAGCCAATCCCAGAAGGCCGGACAGAAGTCGAGTCCATAGTGGAGGTTCTTCGCAGCAATGAACACGTCGGCATCGAGCAGGTACGCCATCAGGCGACTCCCAGGCTATGGCCAAGCTCGCGGAAAGTCGCGAGCTTCGAGAAGCCAAGGAGGCGAAATGCATCGATATATCTAGTCTGACCTTCCAGCGTGCTGACCACCAAGGCCCGGGCGAAGCGCTTGCTCGTCCTGGCGCCGATGGTCAGGTAGAAATCGCCGCCGCTTCCCTTCGGGAGTGCGCGCAGGCGGGCAAGCTCTTCCTCGTAAGCTCGCCAGTACGCCTCACCTTTCAGACCGCCGGCGTCGTGGATTCTGCGCAAGATAACCAGTGTGCTCACCTTGAACCGTCGCGCCAGTCGGTCCAATTCGGCGCGCAGTTCGGCGCGGCGGTCGTACTGGGCGCGGAGAACCTCCAGCGGCACGAGCAGCTCGGCGGCAACCTGGTTGCACCAGCGCTCAACCTCGTGTTCGGGCACCGATGCGGCCTGCGCATCGGAGAGGGCGGACTGGCCGAGCCATATGTGCACCAGCTCGTGGGCCAACGTGAACATCTGCGCCGCCTTGCTGTCCGCGCCGTTGATAAAGACGAGCGGGGCGAGGTCATCAGCCAGTGCGAACCCGCGAAACTCCTGGGGATCAAGCTTGCGCCTATTGTTGCTGCCCACCACTCCACTCACCATGACGAGCACACCCAGCGCGTCCGCTTGCCCGATGAACCGGCGCAGCGCGTCGGTCCAAGTCGGCATCTGGCGCCGCTCGTCGATGTCAAACGCGAGCGCGTGACGGATCAGCGCCGCTGTTCGGACCACGTCGTCCGCCACCCGCACGGAGCCGACGAACGCCAATGGCACCTCTCCCATGGACCGGGCAAAGTCCCGGTACCACTCCTGGCGCTGCTGGCAGATGTACAGCGTATCGAGCAGGTCGGGGCTCGGGTGATCGATGCGCTCGTTGGCGACGGTGCGGAAATCCGGAATCGGCACACGCTCGACCGGGGGTTCTGGAAGGAAGAGGTATCCAATCGGCGTATGCGTGGCCTTGGCGAAGCCTTCGAGCTGCTTCAGCGTCGGCTGCTTCTCGCGACGCACCCAAGTCGGAAGCTGCGGAATGCGGTAGGCCAGGTCGCCCGGGTCCATGCCAGCTCGCTCCCAGGCCCAGCGCAACATTTTAGGTTGGATGGCGACGCGCGTCATGCCGCGAATTCTCCCACGTCGAGCTTGCCCGTCACAGCAGCCGCAATGAGGGCGGCCCGGCGCTCTTTCAGCAGAGCGATGGTGCGTTCTGTCGCAGAGCGCAGTCCGTCCAGCTTTGTGAGTTCTCTAGCCACGCTGGAGACGATCTCTCGCTGTTCCACCAACGGAGGCACCGGAAGAAAGACTTCAAAGAAGCCCTCGGGATAGAGCCTGAGCCGCGACGACCAGACACCTTTTGAGTATCGGGTGACTTCCTGAGCGAAGACAGGCAAGCGAACCATCAGGTCCACGTAGGCCGGTTCAAGTCGCGTCCCGGGCTGGTACACGTTGTACGCTGGGCTGACGATGCCGTTTACGGGCGACACGCCCATCGCACCCATCCATGCCCACAGCGTGTTGATGACGAGGTCCCCCGAGAAGCAGATCTTGTATCCTTCAGTTGTCTCCGCCTCGAACATGTTGACGTCTTTCTCAGAGCGGAGAGTGACCCCTGTGAGATGCGACACCGTAAGGAGCTCTTCCTCGCCCGTTTCGGACCGCTGATCGCGTTCTTTGAACAGCCATCTCGAACGCTCTATCTCCCAATGCGCCGGAATCTCGCCGAGCCAGGGGACGCCGGAGTCGCGGAGGGGGGCACGGGGGTCGGGGCCGCGGGTGACGGCGCGAGTGATGAGCGCCCGGCGCTTCTCGGCCAACAGCACGAGCACCCGCTCCTTCGCCGCCACCAGCGCATCCAACCGCGCCGTCTCGCGGTCGAGGTAGTCGGCGATGGCACGCTGCTCCCGATACGGCGGCACGGGAAGTTCGAGGTTAGCAATTACGTCGACCGCAAGGCCCGGCTGGGCGGCCGATTGCGAGTACTGATTCAAGTTCATTGACCGCAGCACTTCGCCGAGCCAAGTCACATCGGCGTCTGCTTTTATCGTAGCCACAACCGCATGTTCAGATGCCCAGAAGCATCCTGTCGCATAGTTGATATTCCCGCACAACGCTCCCTGACGGCCAATGAGAACGTGGCGACCGCAGTGGGTATATGCGGTCGTGTAACCCCGGAGTCCGTTGCCACCGAAGACCGCGTACTCGCCTGTTTCAGCGATGTCATCGGTGGTAATGGCTTCGCCACTCCGCAAGGAAGCGACGTACTTCA
This window contains:
- a CDS encoding helix-turn-helix transcriptional regulator, with the protein product MKKTNFDLHLEEQLRDPDFAERFKRAGEAWDVALQIAALREQAGLSQKELARRLKTSQQQISRLESPDYEGHSLANLRRVAEALHARVRVVFEPDEKSVKRVAQPTAPYRVKRASAK
- a CDS encoding ImmA/IrrE family metallo-endopeptidase, producing the protein MTRVAIQPKMLRWAWERAGMDPGDLAYRIPQLPTWVRREKQPTLKQLEGFAKATHTPIGYLFLPEPPVERVPIPDFRTVANERIDHPSPDLLDTLYICQQRQEWYRDFARSMGEVPLAFVGSVRVADDVVRTAALIRHALAFDIDERRQMPTWTDALRRFIGQADALGVLVMVSGVVGSNNRRKLDPQEFRGFALADDLAPLVFINGADSKAAQMFTLAHELVHIWLGQSALSDAQAASVPEHEVERWCNQVAAELLVPLEVLRAQYDRRAELRAELDRLARRFKVSTLVILRRIHDAGGLKGEAYWRAYEEELARLRALPKGSGGDFYLTIGARTSKRFARALVVSTLEGQTRYIDAFRLLGFSKLATFRELGHSLGVA
- a CDS encoding type II toxin-antitoxin system RelE/ParE family toxin, with amino-acid sequence MEFTVEYYETVAGRCPVREFLDELEASDPDDFAAVFAGLGKLRSRQAHREPLTKALGDGLFELRHVGNLNTRVLWFFMKGRRIVAVHGIRSKGQAIAARDLGTARERMRDWQERMKL
- a CDS encoding type I restriction endonuclease subunit R, which codes for MNRTNEAAFETVIEAHLLQNGYVRIAPEGFDRERAIFPETVLAFIRETQPKEWAKLEALHGDKTGEQILGDLCKWMDANGALATLRHGFKCYGRTLHAAFFKAAHDLNPELEARYAANRLGLTRQLHFSPRSEKSLDVTLSLNGIPVATVELKNPLTGQRVEDARRQYKQDRDPREPIFEFKRRTLVHFAADTESVLMTTRLAGTATHFLPFNKGCDGGAGNPPDPAGRTYRTAYLWEEVLQRDSLLDLLARFIHLQIDEKRDDQGRKVKTESMIFPRYHQLQAVRMLVDAARSEGVGHNYLVEHSAGSGKSNTIGWLTHRLASLHDAANQRVFDSVIVVTDRVVLDQQLQDTIYQFEHKRGVVQRIDESSRQLAEALENAVPVIITTLQKFPFVSRQLLKMAEERGTTGTGTLATRRCAVIIDEAHSSQGGETATDLKEVLGGEGLREEASKRAAEEGREDMEELFRSMAKRGKQSNLSFFAFTATPKHKTLAVFGRDGRPAHRYTMRQAIEEEFILDVLKNYTTYATYFKLLKACEDDPNVERKKAAQALARFMKLHPHNIAQKTEVMVEHFQAVTRHKIGGRAKAMVVTGSRLEAVRYKQSFDRYIREKGYAIKSLVAFSGTVLDDKLDGVSYTEQGMNHGIAEKELPEKFATQEYQVLLVAEKYQTGFDQSLLHTMFVDKRLAGIQAVQTLSRLNRIHPFKEDTFVLDFVNDREEIREAFATYYEGAEIGEEVDPARMYAIKGELDASGVYLDEEVERFCAVYFMPKQRQSPSDHQAMNTALDPAVSRFTVRQKTSEEEAELWRGKVQAFRNLYGFLSQVIPYQDSDLERLYVFLRHLAAKLPRRMSGPAYQFDEEVQLEYYRLQKISEGSISLSKEYARPLDGPTEVGSGLAAREPVLLSRLIDLVNERFGTDFNQADQLFFDQIVEAAITDEGLKQAAIVNPEDKFALVFKNLLETLFVERMDQNEEIFIRYMNDIAFQKTVTAWMAAESYRRLRDKSR
- a CDS encoding restriction endonuclease subunit S, with the protein product MSQSSDWLDALPRHWERKKLKYVASLRSGEAITTDDIAETGEYAVFGGNGLRGYTTAYTHCGRHVLIGRQGALCGNINYATGCFWASEHAVVATIKADADVTWLGEVLRSMNLNQYSQSAAQPGLAVDVIANLELPVPPYREQRAIADYLDRETARLDALVAAKERVLVLLAEKRRALITRAVTRGPDPRAPLRDSGVPWLGEIPAHWEIERSRWLFKERDQRSETGEEELLTVSHLTGVTLRSEKDVNMFEAETTEGYKICFSGDLVINTLWAWMGAMGVSPVNGIVSPAYNVYQPGTRLEPAYVDLMVRLPVFAQEVTRYSKGVWSSRLRLYPEGFFEVFLPVPPLVEQREIVSSVARELTKLDGLRSATERTIALLKERRAALIAAAVTGKLDVGEFAA
- a CDS encoding DUF4411 family protein, which produces MAYLLDADVFIAAKNLHYGLDFCPAFWDWLIVTNTADQVFSIEKVGDEIAAGGDDLSTWAGARGPGFFLKPDSKVLPALGSVSTWVTGQGYEPAAVNTFLQVADYYLIAHALAHGYIVVTHEKAAPQAKKVKIPNVCIGLGVKCMTPYEMLRFERARFVLGPQS